A genomic segment from Drosophila willistoni isolate 14030-0811.24 chromosome 2L unlocalized genomic scaffold, UCI_dwil_1.1 Seg168, whole genome shotgun sequence encodes:
- the LOC6652372 gene encoding myotubularin-related protein 6 isoform X2 — protein MDDIKLAKVENVRMIDRYNTKNPTVGTLYLTATHLIFVEPDSNKETWILHMHVANIEKLPLSTTGSPLLIRCKTFLSVTFVIPKDSECHDVYTSLIKLYQPVSINKLYCFNYQPAKDDFPKNAGWDFFKLDAEFKHMLVPNDNWTLCSMNEKYELCDTYPRQIYVPKEATTLMLISSSRFRSKGRLPALTYLHNNKASICRCSQPLSGFSARCLEDEQMLEAIRKTNPNTDYMYVVDTRPRINAMANRAAGKGYENEAFYENIKFHFLGIENIHVQRASLQKVLEACEQKSPTMSAFMNALESSGWLKHIRSILDTSSFIANAVDKGVSVVVHCSDGWDRTAQVCSLAQLMLNPYYRTIKGFQALIEKDWLAFGHKFSERCGHIQTDAREVSPIFTQFLDCTWQLMTQRNDSFEFNERFLLILHDHVHSCQFGTFVGNCEKDRLDLKLSERTFSLWGFMANHLNEYINPLYKPNVDESIKANLAPQCIKFWRGMYCRFESGIHPREPLGDLLLDSKEHCNSLEDHVQHLTKRIASFKNYISKSAKKLQDATTTSTTKAPKEPTTSEINDNKYNYDKKLSELSAADDDHPLKANNMSFANLSLNAEHTSPPQALPDEINSVAVDWKPMRNVTTCSCSTPFDQFSKKTHCWRCGDIFCERCIDKNVALPGHDSGKAVPVCRGCFRQMQKQSP, from the exons ATTTTACATATGCACGTAGCCAACATTGAGAAGTTGCCTCTAAGCACTACGGGGTCACCTTTGCTGATACGGTGCAAGACATTCCTATCGGTGACATTCGTCATACCCAAGGATTCCGAGTGCCATGATGTTTACACGTCACTGATAAAACTATACCAGCCAG TTTCCATCAACAAATTGTATTGCTTTAACTATCAGCCAGCCAAAGACGATTTCCCCAAAAATGCTGGATGGGATTTCTTCAAATTGGACGCCGAGTTCAAGCACATGTTGGTGCCAAATGACAACTGGACGCTGTGCAGCATGAATGAGAAGTATGAACTATGCGATACATATCCTCGCCAGATCTATGTACCCAAAGAGGCCACCACCCTAATGCTGATCAGCAGTTCCCGGTTTCGATCTAAAGGCCGTCTTCCAGCATTGACCTACTTGCACAACAACAAG GCCTCGATTTGCCGATGCAGTCAGCCCTTGTCCGGCTTTAGTGCCCGTTGTCTTGAGGATGAGCAAATGCTGGAGGCTATTCGCAAAACCAATCCGAATACAGACTATATGTATGTGGTAGATACACGACCAAGG ATCAATGCCATGGCCAATCGGGCCGCCGGCAAGGGATACGAGAACGAGGCTTTCTATGAGAATATTAAGTTCCACTTCTTGGGTATTGAAAACATTCACGTACAGCGAGCCAGCTTGCAAAAGGTCCTGGAGGCTTGCGAACAGAAATCACCCACGATGAGCGCTTTTATGAACGCCCTTGAGTCCTCCGGATGGTTGAAGCACATTCGTTCCATATTGGACACGTCTAG tttCATTGCCAATGCCGTCGATAAAGGCGTCTCTGTGGTGGTCCACTGCTCGGATGGCTGGGATCGCACCGCCCAAGTTTGCTCCCTGGCCCAGCTAATGCTGAATCCCTATTATCGCACAATAAAAGGCTTCCAAGCGCTCATCGAAAAGGATTGGCTGGCCTTCGGTCATAAGTTTAGCGAACGTTGTGGCCACATACAAACAGATGCTAGAGAAGTTTCGCCCATTTTCACACAGTTTCTAGACTGCACTTGGCAGCTTATGACGCAGCGCAACGATTCCTTTGAGTTCAATGAGCGGTTTCTCCTCATACTCCACGATCATGTGCATTCCTGTCAGTTTGGCACCTTTGTGGGCAACTGTGAGAAGGATCGCTTGGATCTGAAGCTTTCAGAGCGGACATTTTCGTTGTGGGGCTTCATGGCCAACCACTTGAATGAATACATTAATCCTCTGTACAAACCAAATGTTGATGAATCAATCAAGGCCAATCTGGCACCACAGTGCATCAA ATTCTGGCGAGGAATGTATTGCCGCTTCGAAAGTGGCATCCATCCGCGAGAACCCTTGGGCGACTTACTTCTAGATAGCAAAGAACATTGCAATTCTCTCGAGGATCATGTTCAGCATTTGACCAAACGTATAGCCAGCTTTAAGAACTACATTTCCAAATCGGCGAAGAAGTTACAAGATGCCACAACAACTTCCACCACCAAGGCCCCAAAAGAACCCACCACCAGCGAGATCAACGACAACAA ATACAACTACGACAAAAAGCTAAGCGAATTATCCGCCGCCGATGATGATCATCCCCTCAAAGCTAACAACATGTCATTTGCCAACCTCTCTTTAAATGCCGAACACACAAGTCCACCACAGGCGCTTCCGGATGAAATAAACTCTGTCGCCGTCGACTGGAAACCCATGCGAAATGTTACCACCTGCTCCTGCTCTACCCCCTTCGATCAGTTTAGCAAAAAG acCCACTGCTGGCGATGTGGAGACATTTTCTGCGAACGCTGCATAGACAAAAATGTGGCACTCCCAGGACATGATAGTGGAAAGGCGGTGCCCGTGTGCCGCGGCTGTTTTCGGCAGATGCAAAAGCAGAGCCCATAA
- the LOC6652371 gene encoding translation initiation factor eIF-2B subunit delta isoform X1, which translates to MFLVSSEQATQNQGKSKKQRQRNRPRNKRNRVKDNEIQTDILTLVDQEIMPQVKSPSSQDEKTREEIIAAREAKKISKLGKKQKSTLAAPSTEPGPAPASLTGTTIITEVEQTTITTKLTRTTTTSGCKKNVVEKQGAVAPTPIATVKSLPGIPGDESGVSEKSRDQIKAEREAKKAAKQAAKANKSTEKITQQLGEVTLDGANSVPGKATVKATSLATAPTEQKKPVTKAERRAVQEAQRAAKAQAQVQGKSSQSQGISLNASKSKLNTTSTPPRETELSPSKASSPSKSPQAIGNNTPKSEGRVKLFNHLLTADKDASLFINDAQVHPSIARLGVQYAQRTVVGSNARCIAFLHALRQVVNDFETPAKKEFGRSLDAAVKHHVDHLHKCRPLAVSVFNAYKQFKNQLTQLPTDKPETELKELLGHFIDTYIENQIGKAAQAISSFLQEKITDGDVLLTFGCSSLIHFICEEAKRRLVNFRVIVIDSRPNCEGQEMLRRLHVHGIPCSYVLINAVGYVMPEATKVLLGAHALLANGYVMARTGTAQVALVAHAHNVPVLVCCETHKFSERFQTDAIVYNELSDPNQLVRNEKCCLNNWQTNSRLTPLNLNYDITPPELVSAVVTEVAILPCTSVPVILRIKPDIGY; encoded by the exons ATGTTTTTGGTATCAAGTGAGCAGGCGACTCAG AATCAAGGTAAATCAAAGAAGCAACGCCAACGCAATCGACCCAGAAACAAACGAAATCGCGTGAAAGATAACGAAATTCAGACAGATATCCTTACCTTAGTTGATCAAGAAATTATGCCACAGGTAAAGAGTCCGTCGAGTCAGGATGAGAAAACCCGCGAGGAAATCATAGCCGCAAGAGAGGCCAAGAAGATAAGTAAGCTGGgtaagaaacaaaaatcaacTCTTGCTGCACCGTCAACGGAACCGGGACCAGCACCAGCATCACTAACTGGTACCACAATTATAACTGAAGTGGAACAAACAACCATAACTACCAAGCTCACAAGGACCACAACTACCAGTGGCTGCAAAAAGAATGTTGTTGAAAAGCAAGGAGCTGTTGCGCCCACGCCAATTGCTACAGTTAAATCCTTGCCAGGAATTCCCGGGGATGAGTCAGGCGTGAGTGAAAAAAGTCGTGATCAAATCAAGGCGGAACGAGAGGCAAAAAAAGCAGCGAAACAAGCAGCAAAGGCGAATAAAAGCACTGAAAAGATCACGCAACAGTTGGGTGAAGTGACTTTAGACGGGGCAAATTCAGTCCCAGGGAAGGCAACAGTGAAGGCCACTTCTTTAGCGACGGCTCCAACAGAGCAG AAAAAACCAGTGACAAAGGCCGAGCGTCGGGCCGTTCAAGAGGCCCAGCGTGCTGCTAAGGCTCAGGCCCAAGTGCAAGGAAAGTCCTCACAATCGCAGGGGATAAGTCTCAACGCAAGCAAGTCCAAGCTCAATACTACTAGCACGCCTCCGCGAGAAACTGAACTATCACCTAGTAAGGCTTCATCGCCCTCAAAATCCCCTCAAGCGATTGGCAACAACACTCCCAAATCGGAGGGTCGAGTGAAATTGTTCAACCATCTACTAACCGCTGACAAGGATGCCAGTCTATTTATAAATGATGCGCAGGTCCATCCCAGCATAGCTCGACTTGGTGTCCAATATGCCCAGCGCACGGTAGTCGGCTCTAATGCGCGGTGCATCGCCTTTCTACATGCCCTGCGCCAGGTGGTAAATGACTTTGAAACGCCTGCCAAAAAGGAATTTGGACGCAGTCTTGATGCAGCTGTTAAGCATCATGTTGATCATTTGCACAAGTGTCGCCCACTGGCCGTGTCTGTGTTCAATGCCTACAAACAGTTTAAGAATCAGCTAACTCAATTGCCAACCGATAAGCCAGAGACGGAG CTGAAAGAACTCTTGGGCCACTTTATAGACACCTACATAGAAAACCAAATCGGCAAAGCTGCCCAGGCCATTAGCAGTTTCTTGCAGGAGAAGATTACCGATGGCGATGTCCTGTTAACCTTCGGCTGCTCATCTctcattcattttatttgcGAAGAGGCTAAGCGACGGTTGGTCAATTTTAGAGTCATTGTCATTGATTCTCGACCCAATTGCGAGGGTCAGGAGATGCTGCGGCGCCTGCATGTCCATGGCATACCCTGTTCCTATGTTCTCATCAATGCTGTGGGCTATGTGATGCCCGAAGCAACTAAAGTTCTGTTAGGGGCTCATGCACTGTTGGCCAACGGGTATGTGATGGCCCGCACGGGAACGGCCCAGGTGGCGCTGGTAGCCCATGCTCATAACGTCCCGGTGTTGGTCTGCTGTGAGACTCACAAGTTCAGTGAACGCTTTCAGACCGACGCCATTGTCTACAATGAGCTCAGCGATCCCAATCAATTGGTGCGAAACGAAAAGTGCTGCCTTAACAACTGGCAAACAAATTCTCGGCTCACGCCCCTCAATCTTAACTATGACATAACGCCACCCGAATTGGTCAGTGCTGTAGTCACCGAAGTGGCCATTCTGCCCTGCACCAGTGTTCCCGTCATACTGCGCATCAAACCGGACATTGGATATTAA
- the LOC6652371 gene encoding translation initiation factor eIF-2B subunit delta isoform X2, which translates to MPQVKSPSSQDEKTREEIIAAREAKKISKLGKKQKSTLAAPSTEPGPAPASLTGTTIITEVEQTTITTKLTRTTTTSGCKKNVVEKQGAVAPTPIATVKSLPGIPGDESGVSEKSRDQIKAEREAKKAAKQAAKANKSTEKITQQLGEVTLDGANSVPGKATVKATSLATAPTEQKKPVTKAERRAVQEAQRAAKAQAQVQGKSSQSQGISLNASKSKLNTTSTPPRETELSPSKASSPSKSPQAIGNNTPKSEGRVKLFNHLLTADKDASLFINDAQVHPSIARLGVQYAQRTVVGSNARCIAFLHALRQVVNDFETPAKKEFGRSLDAAVKHHVDHLHKCRPLAVSVFNAYKQFKNQLTQLPTDKPETELKELLGHFIDTYIENQIGKAAQAISSFLQEKITDGDVLLTFGCSSLIHFICEEAKRRLVNFRVIVIDSRPNCEGQEMLRRLHVHGIPCSYVLINAVGYVMPEATKVLLGAHALLANGYVMARTGTAQVALVAHAHNVPVLVCCETHKFSERFQTDAIVYNELSDPNQLVRNEKCCLNNWQTNSRLTPLNLNYDITPPELVSAVVTEVAILPCTSVPVILRIKPDIGY; encoded by the exons ATGCCACAGGTAAAGAGTCCGTCGAGTCAGGATGAGAAAACCCGCGAGGAAATCATAGCCGCAAGAGAGGCCAAGAAGATAAGTAAGCTGGgtaagaaacaaaaatcaacTCTTGCTGCACCGTCAACGGAACCGGGACCAGCACCAGCATCACTAACTGGTACCACAATTATAACTGAAGTGGAACAAACAACCATAACTACCAAGCTCACAAGGACCACAACTACCAGTGGCTGCAAAAAGAATGTTGTTGAAAAGCAAGGAGCTGTTGCGCCCACGCCAATTGCTACAGTTAAATCCTTGCCAGGAATTCCCGGGGATGAGTCAGGCGTGAGTGAAAAAAGTCGTGATCAAATCAAGGCGGAACGAGAGGCAAAAAAAGCAGCGAAACAAGCAGCAAAGGCGAATAAAAGCACTGAAAAGATCACGCAACAGTTGGGTGAAGTGACTTTAGACGGGGCAAATTCAGTCCCAGGGAAGGCAACAGTGAAGGCCACTTCTTTAGCGACGGCTCCAACAGAGCAG AAAAAACCAGTGACAAAGGCCGAGCGTCGGGCCGTTCAAGAGGCCCAGCGTGCTGCTAAGGCTCAGGCCCAAGTGCAAGGAAAGTCCTCACAATCGCAGGGGATAAGTCTCAACGCAAGCAAGTCCAAGCTCAATACTACTAGCACGCCTCCGCGAGAAACTGAACTATCACCTAGTAAGGCTTCATCGCCCTCAAAATCCCCTCAAGCGATTGGCAACAACACTCCCAAATCGGAGGGTCGAGTGAAATTGTTCAACCATCTACTAACCGCTGACAAGGATGCCAGTCTATTTATAAATGATGCGCAGGTCCATCCCAGCATAGCTCGACTTGGTGTCCAATATGCCCAGCGCACGGTAGTCGGCTCTAATGCGCGGTGCATCGCCTTTCTACATGCCCTGCGCCAGGTGGTAAATGACTTTGAAACGCCTGCCAAAAAGGAATTTGGACGCAGTCTTGATGCAGCTGTTAAGCATCATGTTGATCATTTGCACAAGTGTCGCCCACTGGCCGTGTCTGTGTTCAATGCCTACAAACAGTTTAAGAATCAGCTAACTCAATTGCCAACCGATAAGCCAGAGACGGAG CTGAAAGAACTCTTGGGCCACTTTATAGACACCTACATAGAAAACCAAATCGGCAAAGCTGCCCAGGCCATTAGCAGTTTCTTGCAGGAGAAGATTACCGATGGCGATGTCCTGTTAACCTTCGGCTGCTCATCTctcattcattttatttgcGAAGAGGCTAAGCGACGGTTGGTCAATTTTAGAGTCATTGTCATTGATTCTCGACCCAATTGCGAGGGTCAGGAGATGCTGCGGCGCCTGCATGTCCATGGCATACCCTGTTCCTATGTTCTCATCAATGCTGTGGGCTATGTGATGCCCGAAGCAACTAAAGTTCTGTTAGGGGCTCATGCACTGTTGGCCAACGGGTATGTGATGGCCCGCACGGGAACGGCCCAGGTGGCGCTGGTAGCCCATGCTCATAACGTCCCGGTGTTGGTCTGCTGTGAGACTCACAAGTTCAGTGAACGCTTTCAGACCGACGCCATTGTCTACAATGAGCTCAGCGATCCCAATCAATTGGTGCGAAACGAAAAGTGCTGCCTTAACAACTGGCAAACAAATTCTCGGCTCACGCCCCTCAATCTTAACTATGACATAACGCCACCCGAATTGGTCAGTGCTGTAGTCACCGAAGTGGCCATTCTGCCCTGCACCAGTGTTCCCGTCATACTGCGCATCAAACCGGACATTGGATATTAA
- the LOC6652370 gene encoding uncharacterized protein LOC6652370: protein MADKVAAEKPAGRPMRYPYTFSAKVAQFPIKHYIKNQWIWRYYFIAAVACVPVFYKISKLANSPENKKNWAESQAKEAAEHH, encoded by the exons ATGGCCGACAAAGTTGCTGCTGAGAAACCTGCCGGACGCCCAATGCGGTATCCATACACATTCTCTGCTAAGGTGGCGCAGTTTCCGATCAAACATTATATTAAGAATCAGTGGATCTGGCGTTATTATTTCATTGCAGCTGTAGCATGCGTGCCCGTGTTCTATAAGATCAGCAAGCTGG CCAACTCGCCCGAGAACAAGAAGAACTGGGCCGAGTCACAGGCCAAGGAGGCTGCTGAGCACCATTAA